In Archocentrus centrarchus isolate MPI-CPG fArcCen1 chromosome 1, fArcCen1, whole genome shotgun sequence, the following proteins share a genomic window:
- the LOC115779649 gene encoding histone H3: MARTKQTARKSTGGKAPRKQLATKAARKSAPATGGVKKPHRYRPGTVALREIRRYQKSTELLIRKLPFQRLVREIAQDFKTDLRFQSSAVMALQEASEAYLVGLFEDTNLCAIHAKRVTIMPKDIQLARRIRGERA; this comes from the coding sequence ATGGCAAGAACCAAGCAGACCGCCCGTAAGTCTACTGGAGGCAAAGCCCCCAGGAAGCAGCTGGCCACCAAGGCCGCTCGCAAGAGCGCCCCGGCCACCGGAGGCGTCAAGAAGCCTCACCGTTACAGGCCCGGTACCGTGGCTCTGCGCGAGATCCGCCGCTACCAGAAATCCACCGAGCTGCTCATCCGCAAGCTGCCCTTCCAGCGCCTGGTCCGAGAAATCGCTCAGGACTTCAAGACCGACCTGCGCTTCCAGAGCTCCGCCGTCATGGCTCTGCAGGAAGCCAGCGAGGCTTACCTCGTCGGCCTCTTCGAGGACACCAACCTGTGCGCCATCCACGCCAAGAGGGTCACCATCATGCCCAAAGACATCCAGCTGGCCCGACGCATCC
- the LOC115779702 gene encoding histone H2A-like encodes MSGRGKTGGKARAKAKTRSSRAGLQFPVGRVHRLLRKGNYAERVGAGAPVYLAAVLEYLTAEILELAGNAARDNKKTRIIPRHLQLAVRNDEELNKLLGGVTIAQGGVLPNIQAVLLPKKTEKPAKAK; translated from the coding sequence ATGAGTGGACGCGGCAAGACCGGCGGCAAAGCCAGAGCTAAGGCCAAGACCCGCTCGTCCCGTGCTGGACTGCAGTTCCCCGTGGGCCGTGTCCACAGGCTGCTGCGTAAAGGCAACTATGCTGAGCGCGTTGGTGCCGGCGCCCCCGTCTACCTGGCGGCCGTGCTCGAGTACCTGACCGCTGAGATCCTCGAGCTGGCCGGCAACGCTGCCCGCGACAACAAGAAGACTCGCATCATCCCCCGACACCTGCAGCTGGCTGTGCGCAACGACGAGGAGCTCAACAAGCTGCTCGGCGGAGTCACCATCGCTCAGGGTGGCGTGCTGCCCAACATCCAGGCCGTGCTGCTGCCCAAGAAGACCGAGAAGCCCGCCAAGGCCAAGTAA